A window from Thermodesulfobacteriota bacterium encodes these proteins:
- the sucD gene encoding succinate--CoA ligase subunit alpha, producing the protein MSILVNKNSKVIVQGITGSAGLFHATQCQEYGTKVVGGVTPGKGGTEVEGFPVFDTVAAAVKKTGANTSLIFVPAPFAMDSMVEAIDAGIELVICITEGVPTQDMIKVKEYMKGKKARLVGPNCPGVMTPGEAKVGIMPGYIHTPGRIGIISRSGTLTYEAVWQLSNLGIGQSTCVGIGGDPIIGSTFIDILKLFEKDKDTDAIVMIGEIGGSAEEEAAEFIKSHLSKPVVAFIAGATAPKGKRMGHAGAIISGSSGSAKDKVAALERAGVRVCPSPAEMGETLKEAIG; encoded by the coding sequence ATGAGCATCCTGGTGAATAAAAATTCCAAAGTAATCGTTCAGGGTATCACGGGAAGCGCGGGCCTGTTCCACGCGACCCAGTGCCAGGAATACGGCACCAAGGTCGTGGGCGGAGTCACCCCCGGCAAAGGCGGGACGGAGGTCGAGGGATTCCCTGTGTTCGATACAGTTGCGGCCGCGGTCAAGAAGACCGGGGCCAACACGTCGCTCATTTTCGTACCCGCCCCGTTCGCGATGGATTCGATGGTGGAGGCGATAGACGCGGGGATCGAGCTCGTAATATGCATCACCGAAGGCGTCCCGACTCAGGACATGATAAAAGTAAAGGAGTACATGAAAGGTAAGAAGGCGCGTCTCGTGGGACCCAACTGCCCCGGGGTGATGACGCCGGGGGAAGCGAAAGTCGGAATCATGCCGGGATACATCCACACGCCCGGAAGGATCGGCATAATATCGAGGAGCGGCACGCTGACATATGAAGCCGTATGGCAGCTCTCGAACCTCGGCATTGGACAGTCCACTTGTGTCGGAATAGGGGGAGACCCTATAATCGGCTCGACGTTCATAGACATACTCAAGCTTTTCGAGAAGGACAAGGACACGGACGCTATCGTGATGATAGGCGAGATCGGTGGGAGCGCGGAAGAGGAAGCGGCCGAGTTCATAAAGAGCCACTTGTCGAAACCCGTTGTAGCGTTCATAGCCGGGGCCACCGCCCCCAAAGGGAAAAGGATGGGTCACGCGGGTGCTATCATATCGGGAAGCTCCGGAAGCGCCAAGGACAAGGTAGCGGCGCTCGAAAGGGCCGGGGTCAGGGTATGTCCGAGCCCCGCCGAGATGGGTGAGACCCTCAAAGAAGCAATTGGCTGA
- a CDS encoding YicC/YloC family endoribonuclease, whose product MKSMTGFGKSEGETRHGRLTVEVRSENHRFLDLKFLLPESVSSIEPELTESVKKLILRGKLRITVSLEGVKAAPPVLNLDLAKQLRKSIETLKKEFGIKEDIRIEHFLTVKDIFTAKTGDQLTGNDIIEIEKILSKAIQKLDDARKSEGRKLEKDFRERLDKIESLTRTISVKRKDFMETASAKLKERISKILEDSQIDEARLYQEAAFLTERSDITEELVRLKAHIGKFRETLKRKGSIGKELDFLLQEMNREAGTIAAKAKDAEISHFTIDLRSELEKIREQLQNIE is encoded by the coding sequence ATGAAAAGCATGACGGGATTCGGAAAGAGCGAAGGCGAAACGAGGCACGGCAGGCTGACAGTCGAGGTGAGGTCCGAGAACCACAGGTTCCTCGACCTGAAGTTCCTGCTCCCGGAATCAGTTTCATCGATCGAGCCCGAGCTCACTGAAAGTGTGAAGAAACTGATACTGCGCGGGAAACTGAGGATCACCGTTTCACTCGAAGGAGTAAAGGCCGCTCCCCCTGTACTTAACCTCGATCTCGCAAAGCAGCTGAGGAAGAGCATCGAGACACTGAAAAAGGAGTTCGGCATTAAGGAAGATATACGGATCGAGCATTTCCTGACGGTCAAGGACATATTCACGGCGAAAACCGGGGACCAGCTCACCGGAAACGATATTATCGAAATCGAGAAAATTCTCTCGAAGGCGATACAGAAGCTGGACGATGCAAGAAAATCCGAGGGGAGGAAGCTCGAGAAGGACTTCAGGGAGAGGCTCGATAAAATAGAGAGTCTCACGCGCACGATATCGGTAAAGCGAAAGGATTTCATGGAGACCGCTTCGGCCAAGCTCAAGGAGAGGATATCGAAGATCCTCGAGGACAGCCAGATAGACGAGGCGAGACTATACCAGGAAGCGGCTTTTCTAACGGAACGAAGCGATATTACCGAAGAGCTTGTAAGACTGAAGGCGCACATAGGCAAATTCAGGGAGACCCTGAAGCGGAAGGGGTCGATCGGAAAGGAGCTAGATTTCCTTCTCCAGGAGATGAACCGGGAGGCAGGCACCATAGCGGCCAAGGCGAAGGACGCCGAAATCTCCCACTTCACGATCGATCTCCGCTCGGAACTCGAAAAAATCAGGGAGCAGCTCCAGAACATCGAATAG
- a CDS encoding DUF4416 family protein, which produces MSRLLEPPPVKLFTGVIYGPSSLLEECVRSLGEGIGETEFRSPEMPFDYTGYYEEEMGPGLRRVIITFKELIKREEIVDIKIFTNKLEKVFSYENKRTINIDPGYIAQEHVILATGKGYSHRPYLGRGVYADLTLKYIKDDFKSLEWTYPDYGSAGMTELFRKLRHDYVSQLKEVTKK; this is translated from the coding sequence ATGAGCCGCTTACTCGAACCTCCGCCTGTAAAACTCTTTACCGGGGTCATTTACGGCCCGTCCTCCCTTCTCGAAGAATGCGTGAGGAGTCTCGGGGAAGGGATCGGCGAAACAGAGTTCAGGAGCCCTGAAATGCCCTTCGATTACACCGGCTACTACGAGGAGGAAATGGGGCCCGGCCTGAGGAGGGTAATCATCACGTTCAAAGAGCTCATAAAGAGGGAAGAGATCGTGGATATTAAGATATTTACAAATAAACTGGAAAAGGTATTTTCATATGAGAATAAAAGGACCATAAACATCGACCCCGGATACATAGCGCAGGAGCACGTCATACTCGCCACAGGAAAGGGTTATTCCCACCGCCCTTACCTCGGAAGAGGCGTCTATGCCGATCTCACTCTTAAATATATAAAAGACGACTTCAAGAGTCTCGAATGGACTTATCCAGATTACGGGAGCGCCGGCATGACGGAACTGTTCAGGAAGCTAAGGCACGACTACGTAAGCCAGCTGAAAGAGGTGACAAAGAAATGA
- the dapB gene encoding 4-hydroxy-tetrahydrodipicolinate reductase — protein MIKVSVAGAAGRMGQRIIYCLSRDEGVKIVGAGEAERHPSLGIDAGIIAGAGEIGVPITSDIARSSLDADVIVDFSSPKSTLRNASYALGEGKSMVIGTTGFTEKEDAELKELCRGFPCVLSSNMSIGVNVMIEATRMLARALGDEYDVEIVEAHHRHKVDSPSGTALMIGQAASEGLGRDFHKVARFERHGRIGERKRHEIGIQSLRGGDVVGEHTVMFLGEGERIELAHRALSRDNFAKGAIRAVKWIYGKPPGIYTMKDVLAL, from the coding sequence ATGATAAAGGTATCCGTAGCGGGCGCCGCCGGGAGGATGGGGCAGAGGATAATTTACTGCCTGTCGAGGGACGAAGGCGTAAAGATAGTCGGGGCGGGGGAAGCCGAAAGGCACCCGTCGCTCGGCATAGACGCCGGAATAATAGCAGGCGCGGGGGAGATAGGGGTGCCTATAACGAGCGATATAGCCCGGTCCTCTCTCGATGCGGATGTCATAGTGGATTTCTCGTCGCCGAAATCGACGCTTCGGAACGCGTCTTATGCTTTGGGCGAGGGCAAATCAATGGTGATAGGGACAACAGGGTTCACTGAAAAAGAGGATGCCGAGCTCAAGGAGCTCTGCCGCGGCTTTCCATGCGTGCTGTCGTCCAATATGAGCATCGGCGTAAACGTGATGATAGAAGCGACGAGGATGCTCGCGCGCGCGCTCGGGGACGAGTACGACGTAGAGATCGTCGAGGCCCACCACAGGCATAAAGTCGACTCCCCGAGCGGGACGGCGCTTATGATCGGACAGGCGGCTTCCGAGGGCCTGGGCAGGGACTTCCATAAAGTCGCCAGGTTCGAGAGGCACGGGAGGATAGGCGAACGGAAGCGGCACGAGATAGGCATACAGTCCTTGAGGGGCGGCGACGTGGTCGGAGAGCATACCGTCATGTTCCTGGGCGAGGGGGAGAGGATCGAGCTCGCTCACAGGGCTTTGAGCCGAGATAATTTCGCAAAGGGAGCCATCCGGGCCGTTAAATGGATATACGGCAAACCGCCGGGAATCTATACGATGAAGGACGTGCTCGCGCTCTGA
- the tgt gene encoding tRNA guanosine(34) transglycosylase Tgt, which produces MFRFEILKKDGVTGARLGRIHTVHGTVDTPAFMPVATQAAVKALGPDEVESLGFGMVIVNAYHLYLRPGVGTIEKLGGLHRFMSWPRPITSDSGGFQVLSLSKTRKIKEEGIVFQSHLDGSRHVLTPEKCIGIQESLGVDIMMCLDECPPFPSTREYMKKSVGLTSRWARLCKDAKKRHDNGLFGIVQGGVYPELRRESAEGLTEIGFDGYSLGGLGIGEDSAETYEIAESTLAHLPAEKPRYLMGLGKPGDITVAVSMGVDLFDCVIPTRNARNGTLFTSNGKLVIKNARYAEDEGPIDGNCGCYTCRNFSRAYLRHLYVSKEILVLRLLTLHNLSYYGKLMSDIRKSIARGEYPALLNRVKSIGGTE; this is translated from the coding sequence ATGTTCAGATTCGAAATCCTGAAGAAAGACGGCGTAACAGGCGCAAGGCTCGGAAGAATACACACGGTCCACGGTACTGTCGACACGCCCGCATTCATGCCGGTAGCGACGCAGGCTGCGGTGAAGGCGCTCGGCCCTGATGAGGTCGAGTCGCTCGGCTTCGGAATGGTCATAGTGAATGCCTACCACCTCTACCTCCGCCCCGGAGTCGGGACGATAGAAAAATTGGGAGGGCTCCACAGGTTTATGTCGTGGCCCCGCCCGATCACGAGCGACAGCGGCGGTTTTCAGGTCCTGAGCCTGTCCAAAACCCGGAAAATTAAGGAAGAGGGCATAGTATTCCAGTCCCATCTCGACGGCAGCCGGCACGTGCTCACGCCTGAAAAATGCATCGGGATACAGGAGTCTCTCGGTGTCGATATAATGATGTGTCTCGACGAATGCCCGCCATTTCCCTCGACGCGCGAGTACATGAAAAAATCGGTCGGACTGACCTCCCGCTGGGCGAGGCTCTGCAAGGACGCGAAAAAAAGACATGATAACGGCCTTTTCGGCATAGTTCAGGGGGGTGTCTACCCGGAGCTCAGGCGCGAATCTGCGGAGGGGCTTACGGAAATAGGGTTCGACGGTTACTCCCTCGGGGGGCTCGGGATAGGCGAGGATTCCGCCGAAACCTATGAAATCGCGGAATCGACCCTGGCGCACCTGCCCGCTGAAAAACCGCGTTACCTTATGGGCCTCGGCAAGCCCGGAGATATAACCGTAGCCGTTTCCATGGGTGTCGATCTCTTCGACTGCGTCATTCCCACGCGCAACGCGCGGAACGGCACTCTCTTTACAAGTAACGGAAAACTGGTTATAAAAAATGCCCGGTATGCGGAGGATGAAGGTCCGATCGACGGTAATTGCGGGTGCTATACGTGCAGGAATTTTTCGAGGGCTTATCTGAGACACCTCTACGTGTCGAAGGAAATACTGGTACTGCGGCTTCTCACACTTCATAACCTCAGTTACTACGGAAAATTGATGAGCGATATCAGAAAGAGCATAGCCCGCGGCGAATACCCTGCCCTGTTGAATCGGGTAAAATCCATTGGAGGTACTGAATAG
- the yajC gene encoding preprotein translocase subunit YajC, which produces MYKNLIAVISIAFLAMGGCQAPGGEGGAGSSPLAFLPFVLIFVLFYFLILRPQQKQSKKKEEMLKSLKRGDNVITAGGIYGRIMNISEDDIVTLEISKGVNIRIARSGIAGLEGQGKEEPKDKEDKSKK; this is translated from the coding sequence GTGTATAAAAATCTGATAGCGGTAATATCCATAGCCTTCCTGGCTATGGGAGGCTGCCAGGCCCCCGGAGGCGAAGGCGGAGCCGGAAGTTCTCCGCTCGCTTTCCTGCCCTTCGTCCTTATATTCGTTCTCTTTTATTTTCTGATTCTCCGGCCGCAGCAGAAGCAGAGCAAGAAGAAGGAAGAGATGCTCAAGAGCTTGAAGCGCGGGGACAACGTCATCACGGCGGGCGGCATCTACGGCAGGATAATGAACATTTCGGAAGACGACATAGTGACGCTCGAGATATCGAAGGGCGTGAATATACGTATCGCACGCTCAGGTATCGCAGGACTCGAGGGCCAGGGGAAGGAAGAGCCAAAGGATAAGGAGGATAAGTCCAAGAAATGA
- the secD gene encoding protein translocase subunit SecD, which translates to MRASRGWIITILVFALLSALLLIPTVAGDALPGWWGKVFPDRGIRLGLDLRGGIFLLIGVDTEKAVDHELNGIDDFMTQELKSEKILIKGSEIKGDNLTLQFFTKEDLDKGLKVAEENFSDRADINESDLSLSFALKGSYLDDIQVRAIDQVKQVIENRVQELGLVEPSIQKAGADRILIQVPGASEKDRQRIIDIIKRSAVLEFKIVRDTGADQDVLMAKYGVKSPDELKSQGLMLVPGDTGTENEKFFIATSDSPVTGESLSDARLIFDEYGRPAVGFSFKGEGASKFGALTEKNIGQRLAIVLDGTIKSAPTIQERITSQGRITGTFTTEEAKDLALVLRSGALPVPVTVEQERTVGPSLGKDSIESGMLSMAVGGVLVIIFMIFFYRLQGVVADLALALNMLFILGFLSAFGITLTLPGIAGLVLTMGMAVDGNIIILERIKEELRLGKSPVAAIDAGYARSLWTVLDANITTLITALILFWFGTGPIKGFAATVSIGIISTVFSNVIVARVITNLIYQDRKVPVLSI; encoded by the coding sequence ATGAGAGCTTCCAGAGGATGGATTATCACGATTCTCGTCTTTGCCCTGCTTTCGGCGCTTCTCCTTATCCCTACGGTCGCGGGCGACGCTCTTCCGGGCTGGTGGGGAAAGGTTTTTCCAGACAGGGGTATCAGGCTCGGCCTCGACCTCCGGGGCGGCATATTCCTCTTGATCGGCGTCGATACGGAGAAGGCGGTAGATCATGAGCTTAACGGGATCGACGATTTTATGACCCAGGAATTGAAGAGTGAAAAAATACTCATTAAAGGTTCTGAAATTAAAGGCGATAACCTCACACTGCAATTCTTCACAAAAGAAGACCTCGACAAAGGGCTGAAGGTCGCCGAGGAGAACTTCAGCGACAGGGCCGATATTAATGAATCCGACCTGTCTCTCAGCTTCGCTCTCAAGGGCTCATACCTGGACGACATCCAGGTCAGGGCCATCGATCAGGTAAAGCAGGTAATAGAGAACCGCGTTCAGGAGCTCGGTCTCGTCGAGCCGTCGATACAGAAAGCCGGAGCCGACAGGATTTTGATTCAGGTGCCGGGTGCGTCCGAAAAGGACAGGCAGAGGATAATCGATATTATCAAACGCTCGGCGGTGCTCGAGTTCAAGATTGTCAGGGACACGGGGGCTGACCAGGACGTCCTCATGGCGAAGTACGGCGTCAAATCGCCCGATGAGCTCAAATCCCAGGGCCTGATGCTCGTCCCGGGGGATACGGGCACCGAGAACGAGAAATTTTTTATAGCGACCTCTGATTCGCCTGTTACCGGCGAGTCTCTCTCGGACGCCAGGCTTATATTCGACGAATACGGCAGGCCCGCCGTGGGTTTCAGCTTTAAAGGCGAGGGTGCGAGCAAATTCGGAGCGCTTACGGAAAAGAATATCGGGCAGAGGCTCGCCATTGTGCTCGACGGCACTATTAAATCGGCGCCTACTATTCAGGAAAGAATAACGTCCCAGGGCAGGATCACGGGTACATTTACGACGGAAGAGGCGAAGGACCTTGCGCTCGTGCTGCGTTCGGGCGCCCTTCCCGTACCTGTTACCGTCGAACAGGAACGGACGGTCGGCCCGTCTCTGGGTAAGGATTCTATCGAGAGCGGCATGCTCTCTATGGCTGTGGGCGGCGTGCTCGTCATAATTTTCATGATCTTCTTTTACAGGCTGCAGGGTGTGGTCGCCGACCTCGCCCTTGCGCTGAACATGCTCTTTATCCTGGGATTCCTCTCCGCGTTCGGCATAACGCTGACTCTTCCTGGTATAGCGGGACTCGTCCTCACGATGGGCATGGCGGTCGACGGCAACATTATTATTCTGGAGAGGATCAAAGAGGAGCTGAGGCTGGGGAAATCTCCGGTCGCCGCAATAGACGCGGGTTACGCAAGGTCTCTCTGGACGGTTCTCGACGCGAACATAACTACGCTCATAACGGCCCTCATTCTCTTCTGGTTCGGGACGGGCCCGATAAAGGGTTTCGCAGCGACTGTCTCGATCGGTATCATATCGACCGTATTCAGCAACGTTATCGTCGCACGCGTTATAACCAATTTGATTTATCAGGACAGGAAAGTCCCTGTATTAAGCATCTGA
- the secF gene encoding protein translocase subunit SecF yields the protein MDLIKPGTHIDFVGKMGKAVLLSIVLILISIGSLIYHKGPNWGVEFTGGSEIQIKLAKDVGTEQIKSTLDKAGYPPQEVQRIGLQGDNEYLIRFSADLVKFDQIQSFQKKLEGIMSGNDDFKGGSILRVDYIGPKVGAELIEKAIISILLGCVGILIYVMLRFEFAFALGAVIALVHDTVITLGAISVTDKEFTLTIIAALLTIIGYSVNDTIIIFDRIRENMKKGGRATFDEIVNDSVNQTLSRTILTSSTVFIVLLALFFLGGSVIHDFAFALIVGVLVGTFSSVFVASAIVIFWRKKKGMTV from the coding sequence TTGGATTTAATTAAACCTGGCACTCATATAGATTTCGTTGGCAAGATGGGCAAGGCGGTTCTATTGTCGATCGTGCTGATTCTCATTTCAATAGGCTCGCTCATATACCATAAAGGTCCCAACTGGGGCGTGGAGTTCACGGGCGGATCGGAAATTCAGATAAAGCTTGCGAAGGACGTAGGTACCGAACAGATAAAAAGCACGCTCGATAAAGCGGGCTACCCGCCTCAGGAGGTGCAGCGTATAGGGCTTCAGGGGGATAACGAGTATTTGATCAGGTTTTCAGCCGACCTGGTTAAATTTGACCAGATACAGTCTTTCCAGAAAAAACTCGAAGGCATTATGAGCGGAAATGACGATTTCAAGGGCGGCTCGATCCTAAGGGTGGATTATATAGGGCCCAAAGTCGGCGCCGAGCTGATCGAAAAAGCGATAATCTCGATCCTTCTCGGATGCGTGGGGATACTCATCTACGTCATGCTGAGGTTCGAATTCGCTTTCGCCCTTGGTGCGGTGATCGCGCTCGTGCACGATACGGTCATCACACTCGGGGCGATTTCCGTCACGGACAAGGAATTCACGCTGACGATCATCGCCGCGCTCCTGACCATAATCGGTTATTCGGTGAACGATACGATAATCATATTCGACAGGATAAGGGAGAATATGAAAAAGGGCGGCAGGGCTACGTTCGATGAGATAGTGAACGATTCCGTTAACCAGACCCTCTCGAGGACGATCCTGACGAGTTCGACTGTTTTCATCGTTCTGTTAGCCCTTTTCTTTTTGGGAGGGTCGGTTATACACGACTTCGCTTTCGCACTGATCGTAGGAGTTCTGGTGGGAACTTTCTCCTCGGTCTTCGTGGCGAGCGCGATAGTCATCTTCTGGAGAAAGAAAAAGGGGATGACCGTTTAG
- a CDS encoding carbon starvation protein A, with the protein MTIHAMPLVVGALCVMVIFYRYYHGFIAAKVAVLDDSRKTPAYTMYDGQNYFPTNKWVLFGHHFAAITGAGPLIGPVLAAQFGVLPGYLWILIGVVLAGAVHDFIIFVASVRHGGKSLAEIAKTEISPLSGIIASIAVLFILVVALAGLGLAVVNALAESSWGVFTIGCTVPIAFFMGLYMYRFRKGRIVEATAIGVVLLILAVYFGKDIAHSSLAPYFTLPKTKITLFILIYGFVASILPVWLLLCPRDYLSSFMKIGTIVFLAAGIIIVNPELKMPAVTEFIKGGGPIIPGALFPFTFITIACGAISGFHALVASGTSPKMVSKESDIKTIGFVAMLIEGFIAILALIAATALFPGDYFAINVPGPLFETLGLSTVNLDHLSAQVGETLNGRTGGAVSLAVGMAQIFTALPGMSHLMDYWYHFAIMFEALFILTTIDTGTRVARFMIQEFGGRFYKPFERVDHLPSAVISSALISAAWGYFVLTGSISTIWPMFGTANQLLAGIALCVGTTFIIKLGRAKYMWVTLVPMAFVMATTLTAAWLNITKNFLPLTRKEGSAVQGYVNIIFTAVMMICAVIIIIDSIRLWTKALPAEKNEAPVSKKEAAHD; encoded by the coding sequence ATTCATGCCATGCCTTTAGTCGTGGGAGCGCTCTGCGTCATGGTTATCTTCTACAGATACTATCACGGGTTCATCGCCGCGAAGGTAGCAGTGCTCGACGATTCGAGAAAAACCCCAGCTTACACCATGTATGACGGCCAGAACTATTTCCCGACGAACAAATGGGTCCTCTTCGGACATCACTTCGCCGCTATCACGGGAGCGGGGCCGCTCATAGGACCCGTCCTCGCCGCCCAGTTCGGCGTGCTCCCTGGGTATCTCTGGATTCTCATAGGCGTGGTGCTGGCGGGGGCCGTGCACGATTTCATTATATTTGTCGCCTCGGTAAGGCACGGCGGGAAGTCCCTCGCGGAGATAGCGAAAACGGAGATAAGCCCTCTTTCCGGGATCATCGCCTCGATCGCCGTGCTGTTCATACTCGTAGTCGCGCTGGCGGGACTCGGGCTCGCAGTGGTGAACGCGCTCGCCGAGAGCTCGTGGGGGGTGTTCACGATCGGGTGCACCGTCCCTATCGCGTTCTTCATGGGCCTCTACATGTACAGGTTCAGGAAAGGGAGGATAGTCGAGGCCACAGCCATCGGTGTCGTTCTCCTGATACTGGCCGTTTATTTTGGTAAGGACATTGCCCACTCCTCCCTCGCGCCTTACTTCACGCTACCCAAGACCAAGATCACGTTATTCATACTCATCTACGGCTTCGTCGCGTCGATACTGCCCGTATGGCTGCTTCTGTGTCCGAGGGATTACCTGAGCTCGTTCATGAAGATAGGGACAATCGTGTTCCTCGCCGCGGGGATAATAATAGTCAACCCCGAGCTAAAGATGCCCGCAGTGACGGAGTTTATAAAGGGCGGCGGGCCGATAATACCGGGTGCATTGTTCCCGTTCACATTTATCACTATCGCCTGCGGCGCTATATCGGGGTTCCACGCGCTGGTCGCCTCAGGCACCTCGCCGAAGATGGTCTCGAAGGAATCGGACATAAAGACGATCGGGTTCGTCGCGATGCTCATAGAGGGTTTCATAGCGATCCTGGCCCTCATCGCCGCAACCGCCCTTTTCCCGGGCGATTACTTCGCCATAAACGTCCCCGGGCCCCTGTTCGAAACGCTCGGGCTCAGCACGGTCAACCTCGACCACCTCTCGGCTCAAGTCGGGGAGACACTCAACGGAAGGACTGGAGGGGCGGTTTCGTTAGCCGTCGGCATGGCGCAGATATTCACAGCGCTTCCGGGAATGAGCCACCTGATGGACTACTGGTACCATTTCGCGATAATGTTCGAGGCGCTGTTCATACTGACGACTATCGACACGGGAACGAGGGTGGCGAGGTTCATGATACAGGAATTCGGCGGGAGGTTTTACAAGCCCTTCGAGAGGGTCGACCACCTGCCGTCGGCCGTCATATCGAGCGCGCTTATTTCCGCCGCGTGGGGGTATTTCGTGCTCACGGGGAGCATAAGCACCATCTGGCCCATGTTCGGGACGGCCAACCAGCTCCTTGCCGGTATAGCGCTCTGCGTGGGGACGACGTTCATCATCAAGCTCGGAAGGGCGAAATACATGTGGGTAACGCTCGTGCCGATGGCCTTCGTAATGGCGACTACTCTCACCGCCGCGTGGCTCAACATCACGAAAAATTTCCTGCCCCTCACGAGGAAAGAAGGCTCCGCCGTCCAGGGGTACGTGAATATCATATTCACGGCCGTCATGATGATATGCGCGGTAATAATAATCATTGATTCGATAAGGTTATGGACCAAGGCGCTTCCCGCAGAGAAGAATGAGGCGCCGGTCTCCAAAAAGGAGGCGGCTCACGATTAG